A single Brevundimonas sp. SL130 DNA region contains:
- a CDS encoding MBL fold metallo-hydrolase, translated as MIYAYVIDHPRFGRYLIDSGVSTDLEPRLNPLMRRALRDLNIRIERTTAEWLQGRSPPRAVFLTHLHFDHVGGLLDMPADTPVYVGRGDAEERSWTYRLIGRPADIALEGKGPLHEWAFAADPDGAFAGIIDVFGDGSVWALSLPGHSPGSTGYLINAVDGPKLVVGDAVSTRLGWEQAMPQPLPASARADAELSADRLRRFAAAHPQIEVFLGHQPRTGQGD; from the coding sequence GTGATCTACGCCTATGTCATCGACCACCCCCGGTTCGGCCGGTATCTGATCGACAGCGGCGTCTCCACTGATCTGGAGCCACGTCTCAATCCGCTGATGCGGCGCGCCTTGCGTGATCTGAACATCCGGATCGAGCGGACGACGGCCGAGTGGCTTCAAGGACGATCACCGCCGCGCGCCGTCTTCCTGACCCATCTGCATTTCGACCATGTGGGCGGGCTGTTGGACATGCCGGCGGACACCCCGGTCTATGTCGGTCGCGGGGACGCGGAGGAGCGAAGCTGGACATACCGTCTGATCGGACGGCCGGCGGATATTGCACTGGAGGGGAAGGGGCCGTTGCACGAGTGGGCGTTCGCGGCCGATCCCGACGGGGCCTTCGCCGGGATCATCGACGTCTTCGGCGACGGGTCGGTCTGGGCCTTGAGCCTGCCGGGTCATTCACCAGGCTCGACCGGCTATCTGATCAACGCGGTGGACGGCCCGAAACTGGTGGTCGGCGACGCGGTGTCAACGCGGCTGGGCTGGGAACAGGCCATGCCCCAGCCGCTGCCGGCTTCAGCCCGTGCCGACGCGGAGTTGTCTGCGGATCGTCTGCGCCGTTTCGCCGCCGCTCATCCCCAGATCGAAGTCTTCCTGGGGCACCAGCCGCGAACAGGGCAGGGGGACTGA
- a CDS encoding IS110 family transposase, with translation MTQDRVFVGIDVSKARLDVALTTGEAWSVSNDRAGWRALVDQLQTIRPEAVGLEPSGGYERGLVEALTQAGLAVRRVEAGRVRAFAGVLGLKAKTDLIDAQLIARFVQTLPGRTVEPNARAQALAELVDARRALCEEQVRVRNQAEQVRDPMLRRMAARRLNRMKADVVLLEKRLAATVAADPDLAERDRLMRSVPGVGPVLSWTLMAHLPELGRLSHKQIAALVGVAPYDRQSGSLKGRSMIRGGRAVVRNVAYMAALIGARHNPVLAAMKQRLAAKGKPGKVILVALINKLMTLLNAVVRDRSEWRIATH, from the coding sequence ATGACACAGGATAGAGTGTTTGTCGGCATTGATGTGAGCAAGGCGAGGCTGGATGTCGCCTTGACGACGGGCGAGGCCTGGTCGGTGAGCAATGATCGGGCGGGCTGGCGCGCCTTAGTCGACCAGCTCCAGACGATCCGGCCTGAAGCCGTCGGGCTAGAGCCTTCGGGCGGCTACGAACGGGGCCTGGTCGAGGCCTTGACGCAGGCCGGCCTTGCGGTGCGGCGGGTGGAGGCCGGTCGGGTCCGCGCCTTCGCGGGTGTTCTGGGCTTGAAGGCCAAGACCGATCTGATCGACGCCCAGCTGATCGCCCGCTTCGTCCAGACCCTGCCGGGACGGACGGTGGAGCCCAACGCCCGCGCCCAGGCTCTGGCTGAGTTGGTCGATGCCCGCCGCGCCCTGTGCGAGGAACAGGTTCGGGTCCGCAATCAAGCCGAACAGGTGCGCGACCCGATGCTGCGTCGCATGGCCGCCCGCCGCCTGAACCGGATGAAGGCCGACGTCGTGCTGCTGGAGAAGCGTCTGGCCGCCACCGTCGCCGCCGATCCCGACCTGGCCGAGCGCGACAGGTTGATGCGCTCGGTCCCCGGCGTCGGCCCGGTGTTGAGCTGGACCCTGATGGCCCACCTGCCCGAACTTGGTCGGCTGAGCCACAAGCAGATCGCCGCCCTCGTCGGCGTCGCCCCCTATGACCGCCAGAGCGGATCCTTGAAGGGCCGAAGCATGATCCGAGGCGGACGCGCCGTGGTCCGCAACGTCGCCTATATGGCCGCACTGATCGGGGCCCGCCACAACCCTGTCCTGGCCGCTATGAAACAGCGCCTCGCCGCAAAGGGAAAACCCGGAAAGGTCATCCTCGTCGCCCTGATCAACAAGCTGATGACCCTGCTCAACGCCGTCGTCCGCGACCGTTCCGAATGGAGAATCGCAACCCACTGA
- a CDS encoding DUF2975 domain-containing protein: protein MATIVELPPPVPTEAASLTRIRGLSRPLEWLFAALFVIGAVILATAVVGVLAYEGPRLQVRPGGMQIMLGRDVPPLPSGWTTVGVLPFTRKLALAGSATLMIGPALAVLWELRRLFGLYHAGIVLAAENARCIGRIALWLLAYAVAPTLGHILVSASGFDDDGWLRLDSAKALCLGLVLLVIARVMQLGAEVHDDASRFV from the coding sequence ATGGCCACTATCGTGGAACTCCCGCCCCCGGTTCCGACCGAGGCCGCCTCCTTGACGAGGATCCGAGGTCTCAGCCGCCCGCTGGAATGGCTGTTCGCCGCCCTCTTCGTCATCGGCGCCGTGATCCTGGCCACGGCCGTCGTCGGCGTTCTGGCCTATGAAGGGCCGAGACTTCAGGTCCGGCCGGGCGGGATGCAGATCATGCTGGGCCGCGACGTGCCGCCCCTGCCCTCCGGCTGGACCACGGTCGGGGTGCTGCCCTTCACCCGTAAGCTGGCCCTGGCGGGTTCGGCCACCTTGATGATCGGTCCAGCCCTGGCCGTTCTGTGGGAGTTGCGGCGGCTGTTCGGCCTCTACCACGCGGGAATCGTGCTTGCGGCGGAGAACGCCCGCTGCATCGGCCGGATCGCCCTCTGGCTCCTGGCCTATGCCGTGGCGCCGACGCTGGGACATATACTGGTCAGCGCCAGCGGCTTCGACGATGACGGCTGGCTCAGGCTCGACAGCGCCAAGGCCCTCTGCCTGGGCCTGGTCCTATTGGTCATCGCCCGCGTGATGCAGCTGGGCGCCGAGGTCCACGACGACGCTTCGAGGTTTGTCTGA
- a CDS encoding helix-turn-helix domain-containing protein has translation MPIILRLDVVMARRKVRSNVLARAIGISETNLSLLKSGKVRGLRFDTLDALCRYLDCAPGDILEYATDEEEEEEDETLIPTSTARRLSRSR, from the coding sequence ATGCCCATCATCCTGCGTCTCGACGTGGTCATGGCCCGACGCAAGGTGCGCTCCAATGTCCTGGCGCGCGCCATCGGCATTTCGGAAACCAATCTGTCCCTGCTGAAATCGGGCAAGGTGCGGGGGCTGAGGTTCGACACCCTGGACGCCCTCTGCCGCTATCTGGACTGCGCGCCGGGCGATATCCTCGAATATGCGACCGATGAGGAGGAGGAGGAGGAGGATGAGACGCTGATCCCGACATCGACAGCCCGTCGCCTATCCCGATCCCGTTAG
- a CDS encoding winged helix-turn-helix transcriptional regulator has protein sequence MGRTADYSRQSCSIAATLEVIGDPWTLLVIRDAFNGVRRFEQWQDNLGVARNVLAARLKSLVQHGVLEPRPYSERPPRNEYVLTAKGKDLYGVLVTLHGWGVKHVYGETDCGIEMVHSTCGQTLTPRIACGCCNEIVKPKEILLTRAENRPTVGDVMPKDEAA, from the coding sequence ATGGGACGCACCGCAGACTACAGCCGCCAAAGCTGCTCCATCGCCGCCACGCTGGAGGTGATCGGCGACCCGTGGACCCTGCTGGTCATCCGCGACGCCTTCAACGGGGTGCGCCGATTCGAGCAGTGGCAGGACAATCTGGGCGTGGCGCGCAACGTCCTGGCCGCGCGGCTGAAAAGCCTGGTCCAGCACGGGGTGCTGGAGCCGCGCCCCTATTCCGAGCGCCCGCCGCGCAACGAATATGTGCTGACGGCCAAGGGCAAGGATCTGTACGGGGTTCTGGTGACCCTGCACGGCTGGGGCGTCAAACACGTCTATGGCGAGACCGACTGCGGCATCGAAATGGTCCACTCGACCTGCGGCCAGACCCTGACGCCGCGCATCGCCTGCGGCTGCTGCAACGAAATCGTCAAGCCGAAGGAGATACTGCTGACTCGCGCGGAGAACCGGCCGACGGTGGGGGATGTGATGCCGAAGGACGAGGCGGCTTAA
- a CDS encoding acyl-CoA thioesterase codes for MAHMTTPISLDAALAFHTLDDGGLSAPVPGHFSNGPSGLAPERGFPFGGLLAALCAQSMRQGLSLTAPLRTLSVQYLSAAKFGQQVAFRPRLLKGGRNVVYAAVEAEQEGRMTHHATGTYGLDGDSPPLTPLHLPPPPLDSLNPAATIQGPMSPHFAQHVEYRFDGGPNILGGNTGKPVIERTWMRMADRRPLDEVGLCYLLDALYPPAWTATSTPAPMTTVDLRIDILIDPTPETAPEGWAFFEFRMLDLGLGWTVDEATAWGADGTPLAIARQRRKLLPQRGA; via the coding sequence ATGGCCCATATGACGACTCCCATCTCCCTCGACGCCGCCCTGGCCTTCCACACCCTGGACGACGGCGGTCTTTCGGCGCCGGTGCCGGGTCATTTCTCCAACGGCCCGTCGGGCCTGGCGCCGGAGAGGGGCTTCCCGTTCGGCGGCCTGCTGGCGGCCCTGTGCGCCCAGTCGATGCGTCAGGGCCTGTCCCTGACCGCGCCGCTGCGCACCTTGTCGGTCCAGTATTTGTCGGCGGCCAAGTTCGGCCAACAAGTCGCCTTTCGCCCCCGCCTGCTGAAGGGCGGTCGCAATGTCGTCTATGCGGCGGTCGAGGCCGAGCAGGAAGGCCGCATGACCCACCACGCCACCGGCACCTACGGACTGGACGGCGACAGCCCGCCCCTGACCCCGCTTCATCTGCCGCCGCCCCCGTTGGACAGTCTGAACCCCGCCGCCACCATCCAGGGCCCGATGTCGCCCCACTTCGCCCAACACGTCGAATACCGTTTCGACGGCGGCCCCAATATCCTGGGCGGCAATACGGGCAAGCCGGTGATCGAGCGCACCTGGATGCGGATGGCCGACCGCCGGCCGCTGGACGAGGTCGGGCTCTGCTATCTGCTGGACGCCCTCTACCCCCCGGCCTGGACCGCCACGTCCACCCCGGCCCCCATGACCACCGTCGATCTGCGCATCGACATCCTGATCGACCCCACGCCGGAAACAGCGCCCGAGGGCTGGGCCTTCTTCGAGTTCCGGATGCTGGACCTGGGCCTGGGCTGGACGGTGGACGAGGCGACCGCCTGGGGCGCCGACGGAACCCCGCTGGCGATCGCGCGACAACGCCGCAAACTGCTCCCGCAACGGGGCGCGTGA